Proteins encoded in a region of the Streptococcus sanguinis genome:
- the essC gene encoding type VII secretion protein EssC gives MVIFGKRLSLLTFMEGDSVEVQGLFFNVNDSKVYSNGKELTRGKNTIENKTVFVLEEESDISVSYISPPNQDFIISKEKEADLLIHSKAYVLFSNGKVYLYPNGCVFYLNEQLISSDIISEFKKGDSIFVENYFIEFLENQWQISSFFEKANFNSQSVLLEEKKSIYQSNFPVYRRSPRVLPTIYDKRQRIEKPKNPPTKPKNAIWRAIVPPLGMVALSGLVVVLMGRNAIMMLSMGGMSVLTAAFSITSYFTDKKEYKQKKITRVEDYEAYLLKQLSTLHKHYAEEKNILFYQQPNINTLIDMIKRYDERLYERLPFNEDFMTVSLGLGDIDSQLQIDYQTDFLTKDKLTIFSQDLLKTYEKQKGVPVTTTLAQNIVGLVAQHDIGQLFIQQLLLQVAAFHSYHDVIFVNLTSQEDYDQIWKKWRFLPHFLLPMINVRGFVHDDRTKDAVLTSLYQVLQSRIQDKEQKERTFLPQIVIVISDDRLLSGHAINESLSRADLASFGVTVIWVKESRRQLPETVTTLIDLKNGDTATLINNRGIYVNQVFTPYPLIDDYEGAVRSLSNLIHEETQKNALPDAITFLELYNVEQVGDLNISSRWARGDTSKSLAVPLGVRGKDDIVYLNLHERAHGPHGLVAGTTGSGKSEILQSYILSLALNFSPEDIGFLPIDFKGGGMANLFKDLPHLMGVITNLDGAGIQRALASIRAELQKRQRLFGRFGVNHINGYTKLYKEGRSGIEGDFPTEPLPHLFLISDEFAELKQNEPEFMTELVTTARIGRSLGIHLILATQKPSGVVNDQIWSNSRFKLALKVAEKADSNEIIKTPDAASITQPGRAYLQVGNNEIYELFQSAWSGARYAPTVKARSEEVDNRLWIINELGQYELATTDLSYLEEMVSTDANTDETELDAVVEYIAQHAKNVDLCIPAKPWLPPLDEDITSPILTTKWTEKKLHKAPFALMDIPSEQAQRMLEFDLEEFSHSIIYASPGFGKSQALQTLVMNFARLNRPDQMHFNLFDFGTNGLFPLKGLPHVADIATLDDAEKLLKLLKSLQKEIQKRRDLLAEYGVTSIEQYEQKTGQYLPFILNIVDSYDTVRDHPLESSVESAFHQVLREGASLGIYLIATVLRNTTMKLSMRSNFATQFVLYLVDKDSKKDLIGFDALADQVIPGRGQIRFEEPIRFQVYLATEGSSNLERLQSLENAIEVMDKLWDGSRPEAVPMLANEITFEQFENDVAVQEERQKYNIPIGYDKETTLVRSIEPMNYEFILLMDDTPSQTYSIERTILSAFSEFSGKVDRVVVDTDGRFVGMNEYFDTRIEEANISQFLGELLGIIQSGKRREQPMFVYLPDINLAGDKIVLMDKDVNTLFTKSSSVNIHLIFHGYQSGIVSKFTPFFKRLRQNVPMGTFGTIFNEQKVVPGRTQYNEPLVELNETQFFVGRSVHRLRIPQEK, from the coding sequence GTGGTTATATTTGGTAAGCGACTTTCTTTACTCACTTTTATGGAAGGCGACAGTGTTGAAGTGCAAGGACTTTTTTTCAACGTGAATGATAGTAAGGTCTACTCTAATGGAAAAGAATTAACCAGAGGAAAAAATACTATTGAAAATAAGACTGTTTTTGTCCTTGAAGAAGAGAGTGACATTTCTGTTAGTTACATTTCTCCTCCAAATCAAGATTTTATTATTTCAAAAGAGAAAGAAGCAGATCTCCTCATTCACTCGAAAGCCTATGTTTTGTTCTCCAATGGTAAAGTTTATCTCTATCCAAATGGCTGTGTCTTCTATTTGAACGAGCAATTGATTTCTTCTGATATTATTTCTGAATTTAAAAAAGGAGATAGTATTTTTGTAGAGAACTATTTTATAGAGTTTTTAGAAAATCAATGGCAAATTTCATCGTTCTTTGAGAAAGCAAATTTCAATAGTCAAAGTGTCCTGTTGGAAGAGAAAAAGTCAATTTATCAATCTAATTTCCCAGTTTATCGTCGTAGCCCTCGAGTACTCCCCACGATATACGATAAACGTCAGAGAATAGAAAAACCTAAAAATCCCCCAACAAAACCTAAAAATGCTATTTGGCGAGCAATTGTTCCACCTTTAGGTATGGTTGCTCTTTCTGGATTGGTAGTGGTTTTAATGGGACGAAATGCCATTATGATGTTGAGTATGGGGGGGATGAGTGTTCTTACAGCTGCATTTTCAATTACGAGTTATTTTACTGATAAAAAAGAGTATAAACAAAAGAAGATAACAAGGGTAGAAGATTACGAAGCGTACTTATTAAAACAATTATCCACTCTACATAAGCATTATGCAGAGGAAAAGAATATTCTATTTTATCAGCAACCAAATATCAATACGTTAATTGATATGATTAAGCGTTATGATGAACGTCTCTATGAACGCTTACCTTTTAATGAGGATTTTATGACTGTCTCGCTTGGCTTGGGAGATATTGATAGTCAGCTTCAAATTGATTATCAAACAGACTTTTTAACCAAAGATAAGCTGACAATTTTTTCTCAAGATTTGTTAAAGACTTATGAGAAACAAAAAGGCGTTCCAGTTACAACAACACTTGCTCAGAATATTGTTGGGCTGGTTGCTCAACATGACATAGGTCAGTTGTTTATCCAGCAACTTTTATTGCAAGTTGCGGCTTTTCATTCTTATCACGATGTAATATTTGTTAATTTGACTTCGCAGGAAGATTATGATCAAATTTGGAAGAAATGGCGGTTTTTACCTCATTTTCTGTTACCAATGATTAATGTTCGTGGTTTTGTACATGATGATCGTACGAAAGATGCTGTGCTTACAAGTCTTTATCAAGTATTACAGTCTCGCATTCAAGACAAGGAACAGAAGGAAAGAACCTTTTTACCTCAGATTGTGATTGTCATTTCAGATGATCGCTTGTTGTCTGGTCATGCTATCAACGAAAGTCTTTCACGAGCAGATTTGGCTTCTTTTGGAGTAACTGTTATTTGGGTAAAAGAAAGTCGTCGTCAATTACCTGAAACGGTAACAACGCTTATTGATTTAAAGAATGGAGATACAGCTACTTTAATCAATAATAGAGGAATATATGTAAACCAAGTTTTTACTCCGTACCCGTTGATAGATGATTATGAAGGTGCTGTTCGTAGTTTAAGTAATCTAATTCATGAGGAAACTCAAAAAAATGCACTTCCTGATGCAATTACATTCTTAGAATTGTATAATGTAGAACAAGTTGGGGACTTAAATATTTCTAGCCGATGGGCTCGAGGAGATACATCGAAGAGCCTTGCTGTTCCACTTGGGGTTCGAGGAAAAGATGATATTGTCTACTTGAACTTACATGAGCGTGCTCATGGTCCTCACGGTCTTGTTGCCGGGACAACGGGATCGGGTAAGTCGGAGATATTACAATCTTACATTTTATCGCTAGCATTAAACTTTAGTCCAGAAGATATTGGTTTTCTCCCAATAGACTTTAAAGGTGGAGGGATGGCAAATTTATTTAAAGATTTGCCACATTTGATGGGCGTTATCACAAACTTAGATGGAGCAGGAATCCAGCGCGCGTTAGCTTCCATTAGAGCAGAGTTGCAAAAGCGTCAACGCCTATTTGGTAGATTTGGGGTCAATCATATTAATGGATATACAAAATTATACAAGGAAGGCCGCTCCGGAATAGAGGGAGATTTCCCTACTGAGCCGCTTCCGCATCTATTTTTGATCTCGGATGAGTTTGCTGAGTTGAAGCAAAATGAACCGGAGTTTATGACAGAGCTGGTAACAACGGCGCGTATTGGGCGTTCCTTAGGAATTCATTTGATTCTAGCTACTCAAAAGCCTTCTGGAGTTGTTAATGATCAAATTTGGTCTAATTCTCGATTTAAGTTGGCGCTCAAAGTAGCGGAAAAAGCTGATTCAAATGAGATTATAAAAACACCAGATGCTGCAAGTATTACTCAGCCAGGTCGTGCTTATTTGCAAGTCGGGAATAATGAAATATATGAACTCTTTCAATCAGCATGGAGTGGAGCACGATATGCACCAACAGTGAAAGCTCGTAGTGAAGAAGTTGACAATAGGCTTTGGATAATCAATGAGCTGGGGCAGTATGAACTCGCTACTACAGATTTGTCTTATTTAGAAGAGATGGTTAGCACAGACGCTAATACTGATGAGACTGAACTAGATGCTGTTGTAGAGTATATTGCTCAACACGCAAAGAATGTAGATCTTTGTATACCAGCTAAGCCATGGTTACCTCCGCTTGATGAAGATATTACGTCACCAATTTTAACTACGAAATGGACAGAGAAGAAACTTCACAAAGCTCCTTTTGCTCTAATGGATATTCCTTCAGAGCAGGCTCAGCGGATGTTAGAGTTTGATTTAGAAGAGTTTAGTCACAGTATCATTTATGCTTCTCCAGGGTTTGGAAAATCTCAAGCGCTTCAGACGCTAGTTATGAATTTTGCTCGGCTTAATAGACCAGATCAAATGCATTTTAATCTGTTTGATTTTGGAACGAATGGACTTTTTCCTCTGAAAGGTCTACCGCATGTGGCAGATATTGCTACTTTAGATGATGCCGAAAAGCTATTGAAGCTCCTTAAGAGTTTACAAAAAGAGATACAAAAACGCCGTGATTTATTGGCAGAATATGGAGTTACTTCTATTGAACAGTATGAGCAGAAGACAGGTCAGTATTTACCATTTATTTTAAATATTGTTGACTCTTATGATACTGTACGTGATCATCCACTCGAAAGTTCTGTTGAATCCGCTTTTCATCAGGTGTTGCGTGAGGGAGCAAGCTTAGGTATCTATTTGATAGCAACAGTTCTTCGGAACACTACTATGAAGTTAAGTATGCGAAGTAATTTTGCTACACAGTTTGTTTTGTATTTGGTCGACAAGGATTCTAAAAAAGATCTTATTGGTTTTGATGCTCTAGCTGATCAAGTAATTCCTGGTCGTGGTCAGATTAGATTTGAAGAACCTATTCGTTTTCAAGTATACCTTGCAACAGAAGGAAGTTCCAATCTTGAAAGATTGCAGAGTTTAGAAAACGCTATTGAGGTAATGGATAAGTTATGGGATGGCTCTAGACCAGAAGCTGTTCCAATGCTGGCTAATGAAATTACTTTTGAGCAATTTGAAAATGATGTAGCTGTCCAAGAGGAACGGCAAAAATACAATATTCCAATTGGTTATGATAAGGAAACAACGTTGGTTCGCTCTATCGAACCAATGAACTATGAATTTATTCTTCTCATGGATGATACTCCTTCTCAAACATATAGTATTGAGCGTACGATATTATCTGCTTTTTCAGAGTTTTCCGGGAAAGTGGATCGCGTAGTGGTTGATACTGATGGACGTTTTGTTGGTATGAATGAATACTTTGATACTAGAATTGAGGAGGCGAATATTAGCCAATTCCTTGGTGAACTATTAGGCATTATTCAGTCTGGTAAGCGTAGAGAGCAACCAATGTTTGTTTATCTTCCAGATATAAACTTAGCTGGTGATAAGATTGTACTGATGGATAAAGATGTAAATACTTTGTTCACAAAATCTTCGTCGGTCAACATTCATTTGATTTTCCATGGTTATCAAAGTGGCATAGTTAGCAAATTCACGCCATTCTTCAAACGGCTTCGACAAAATGTTCCAATGGGAACGTTTGGTACCATCTTTAACGAACAGAAAGTTGTGCCTGGTCGTACTCAATACAATGAACCATTGGTTGAACTTAATGAAACACAGTTCTTCGTTGGTAGAAGTGTTCATCGTTTGAGAATTCCGCAAGAAAAATAG
- a CDS encoding type VII secretion protein EssB/YukC translates to MHQSHFISKHYDDVADDLQKFQVNRLGKEAKYVLASSYVHLDNLSEEQKSSVLNTITPSSEENLLDYWIYLGRGDYKKSLDLAQNIGDDQLTLHAYTNLYEQTREDKNMKGAKKQKKLSEYRKEIEELSKKLGVKVGEEKDE, encoded by the coding sequence ATGCACCAAAGTCATTTTATTTCTAAACATTATGATGATGTGGCAGATGATTTACAAAAATTTCAAGTAAATCGTTTAGGTAAAGAAGCAAAATATGTTTTAGCATCCTCTTATGTTCATTTAGATAACTTGTCTGAGGAGCAGAAATCAAGCGTTTTAAATACAATCACTCCATCTAGCGAGGAAAATCTTTTAGATTATTGGATTTATCTTGGAAGGGGAGACTATAAAAAATCTCTAGATTTAGCTCAGAACATTGGGGATGATCAGTTGACCTTACACGCTTATACTAATTTATATGAACAAACCCGTGAAGATAAGAATATGAAGGGTGCTAAAAAACAAAAAAAATTAAGTGAATATCGTAAAGAAATCGAAGAGCTTTCTAAAAAACTAGGTGTAAAAGTAGGTGAAGAAAAAGATGAGTAG
- a CDS encoding type VII secretion protein EssB/YukC, whose protein sequence is MSLFYDQKLDFELLIDGIAAIRDSLVQDIAACKTYDEVIKYVNEAYDKAYQEEKKTKIVVSKRSWRIFSIGMGIFSVTTVALGAFAAYFYFWSIPVQRATVDAPKSFYF, encoded by the coding sequence TTGTCTCTATTCTACGACCAAAAACTTGATTTTGAATTACTAATAGATGGTATAGCTGCAATAAGAGATTCATTGGTACAGGATATAGCTGCATGTAAGACATATGATGAAGTAATAAAATATGTTAATGAAGCTTATGACAAAGCTTATCAAGAAGAAAAGAAAACAAAGATAGTTGTTTCAAAACGGAGTTGGCGTATTTTTTCTATTGGAATGGGAATTTTTAGCGTTACAACTGTTGCTTTAGGAGCTTTTGCAGCATATTTTTATTTTTGGTCTATCCCAGTTCAGCGTGCGACAGTGGATGCACCAAAGTCATTTTATTTCTAA
- a CDS encoding type VII secretion EssA family protein has product MLKKSSRVLVIFLLLLFTGSTVYAKDGELDLKTDSITQKKQRSQGNEIEHIYAPNLFMDRIEQEATKSKTDAQEMLKTANQANFSKKEVRSGDGLDLQVYRHALFQNYQVSDNIIVDTEESGATMIWSILGVVLFIVAMILIGIYLGRIFHGGKIFKRNN; this is encoded by the coding sequence ATGTTGAAAAAATCAAGTCGAGTTTTAGTGATATTTTTATTGTTATTGTTTACTGGAAGCACTGTTTATGCTAAGGACGGTGAGTTAGATTTAAAAACAGATTCGATAACGCAAAAAAAGCAGCGTTCCCAAGGTAATGAAATTGAGCATATTTATGCACCGAACTTATTTATGGATAGAATAGAGCAAGAAGCGACGAAATCTAAAACTGATGCTCAGGAAATGCTTAAGACTGCAAACCAAGCTAATTTCAGTAAGAAAGAAGTTCGGAGTGGTGATGGACTCGACCTCCAAGTTTATCGACATGCTCTTTTTCAGAACTATCAGGTTTCTGACAATATTATTGTAGACACAGAGGAATCAGGGGCCACAATGATATGGTCAATTCTTGGTGTAGTATTATTTATTGTAGCAATGATTTTAATTGGAATTTATTTAGGAAGGATTTTTCATGGGGGAAAAATATTTAAACGCAACAATTAG
- a CDS encoding DUF4176 domain-containing protein, which produces MTDKILPLGSVVTLKNGDGSEVMIVSRASVIEVEDGKGGTKSVYFDYGSVVIPNGMQTPDNLFFFNRENVKEVLFEGYRNEDEKAFEEHYDTWMKSAEVPKGSI; this is translated from the coding sequence ATGACAGATAAAATTTTACCTTTGGGTTCAGTTGTAACCCTCAAAAATGGTGATGGTAGTGAAGTGATGATTGTTTCACGAGCTAGTGTAATCGAAGTGGAAGATGGTAAAGGAGGGACTAAGAGTGTCTATTTTGACTACGGTTCAGTAGTTATTCCGAACGGGATGCAGACACCAGACAATTTGTTCTTTTTCAATAGAGAAAATGTCAAAGAAGTTTTATTTGAGGGATATAGAAACGAAGATGAGAAGGCTTTTGAAGAGCATTATGATACTTGGATGAAGTCAGCAGAAGTTCCAAAAGGTTCTATTTAA